A region of Roseobacter litoralis Och 149 DNA encodes the following proteins:
- a CDS encoding cytochrome c oxidase subunit 3: MWVLIFSELAVFGAGLAAFMGVRLTDPVGFASAQNSLMIELAGTNTIILITSGLFAALACIATTTRAARLWLLAASLLGLGFLWLKGIEYAAKSAAGITFETHGFYTFYYLLTGFHAAHVIAGIVILALVGWSAHPRVIQTGVAFWHMVDLVWVLLFPVIYLL, from the coding sequence ATGTGGGTACTGATCTTTTCCGAACTCGCGGTCTTCGGTGCGGGGCTTGCGGCCTTCATGGGTGTGCGCCTGACCGACCCGGTGGGATTTGCCAGCGCTCAGAATAGTTTAATGATTGAACTGGCTGGAACGAATACGATCATCCTGATCACTTCGGGCCTGTTCGCAGCCCTTGCCTGTATCGCCACGACGACACGCGCCGCGCGCCTTTGGCTTTTGGCGGCGAGCCTGCTCGGCCTCGGTTTTCTATGGCTCAAGGGGATCGAATATGCCGCGAAATCTGCCGCCGGGATCACGTTTGAAACGCATGGGTTCTACACGTTTTACTACCTGCTTACCGGCTTTCACGCAGCCCATGTCATCGCGGGTATCGTCATTCTGGCACTGGTCGGTTGGAGCGCGCACCCCCGCGTCATCCAGACCGGCGTTGCATTCTGGCATATGGTCGATCTGGTCTGGGTGCTGCTTTTTCCGGTCATCTACCTGCTATGA
- a CDS encoding cytochrome C oxidase subunit IV family protein — protein MTRSTLIRAWLALAALTALGTALHFSALPPKVAGGLILLSAWLKARLVLLDYLELRGVQGWSGGILFGLFSFVALLLVLFLAA, from the coding sequence ATGACGCGCAGCACTCTGATCCGTGCATGGCTCGCACTTGCAGCCCTTACCGCCTTGGGCACAGCGCTGCATTTCAGCGCCCTGCCGCCCAAAGTTGCCGGTGGTCTGATCCTGCTGAGCGCATGGCTCAAGGCCCGGCTTGTCTTGCTGGATTATCTGGAACTGCGCGGGGTGCAAGGGTGGTCAGGGGGCATCCTGTTCGGGCTGTTCAGCTTTGTCGCGTTGCTGCTGGTCCTGTTTCTGGCAGCCTAA
- a CDS encoding DUF4202 domain-containing protein: protein MTAKLNAVLEAIDAANRADPVQEPDDAGVDQPEAYLYGLRMTSELDRLFGDQASDVLRIAARGQHIERWMLKRAEYPEGRAGYLQWRRDQGKAHGARLAGFMQDAGYDANSCARVGVLLRKEGIKRDAEVQQLEDVICFTFLKWYFAPFAAKHPDEKVLDIVAKTARKMSQEARVRVLSEFDLPDSLADAVKAAA, encoded by the coding sequence ATGACTGCAAAGCTGAACGCTGTATTGGAAGCAATTGATGCGGCTAATCGCGCCGATCCGGTGCAGGAACCTGATGACGCAGGCGTAGATCAACCCGAGGCTTATCTTTACGGGCTGCGCATGACGTCTGAGCTGGACCGTTTGTTTGGCGATCAGGCCAGCGATGTGTTGCGCATCGCCGCACGCGGTCAGCATATCGAACGCTGGATGCTCAAACGGGCGGAGTATCCCGAGGGCCGTGCCGGATATCTGCAGTGGCGGCGTGATCAGGGCAAAGCGCATGGCGCGCGTCTGGCCGGATTTATGCAAGACGCAGGCTACGACGCGAACTCCTGCGCGCGGGTCGGTGTGTTGCTGCGCAAAGAGGGCATCAAACGCGACGCCGAAGTGCAGCAGCTTGAAGATGTGATCTGCTTTACCTTCCTCAAGTGGTATTTTGCGCCCTTCGCGGCCAAACACCCCGACGAAAAGGTATTGGACATCGTTGCGAAAACCGCACGCAAGATGTCACAGGAGGCACGCGTGCGTGTGTTGTCAGAGTTTGATCTGCCAGATTCTCTGGCGGATGCGGTCAAGGCTGCGGCCTAG
- a CDS encoding Crp/Fnr family transcriptional regulator: MRTMFEMAGRAPIFRHVPPADLERLLQRSSVRQLDRGASVYLQGEEAHSLYVVLEGWVKTYRMTPCGNEAVVGIFTKSSSFGEEAALGNQSFVAGAEAVSAGIVLQIDAQVLTQALSGDMVLCQSVLAGAMESNRCLVEHVEQLKSHTGGQRIADFLISLCGDKTGNCTVILPYDKVLIAAWLGMKPESLSRAFRRLKAYGVTIQKDHAIIESVERLAHYADEDPAESWSAKHDCKAERCIGSN, encoded by the coding sequence ATGAGAACCATGTTTGAGATGGCGGGGCGCGCCCCGATCTTTAGGCACGTGCCACCTGCGGATTTAGAGCGTTTACTGCAAAGATCCTCCGTGCGCCAACTCGACCGTGGCGCCTCGGTGTATCTGCAAGGCGAAGAGGCGCATAGCCTGTACGTGGTTCTCGAAGGGTGGGTGAAAACCTATCGGATGACCCCCTGCGGCAACGAGGCCGTGGTCGGCATTTTCACCAAATCCAGCAGTTTCGGAGAGGAAGCGGCGCTGGGGAACCAGAGTTTTGTCGCGGGGGCTGAAGCCGTGTCTGCGGGGATCGTTTTGCAGATCGATGCACAGGTTCTGACGCAGGCCCTGTCAGGGGATATGGTGCTGTGTCAGTCGGTTCTGGCTGGTGCGATGGAAAGCAACCGCTGTCTGGTGGAACATGTCGAACAACTGAAATCTCATACGGGCGGGCAGCGCATCGCTGATTTCCTGATTTCGCTTTGTGGGGATAAAACCGGCAACTGCACCGTGATCCTGCCTTATGACAAAGTGCTGATTGCCGCCTGGCTCGGCATGAAACCGGAATCCCTGTCCCGCGCCTTTCGGCGTCTCAAGGCATATGGCGTGACGATCCAGAAAGATCATGCCATTATCGAGTCAGTCGAACGGCTGGCCCATTATGCAGATGAAGACCCGGCCGAATCCTGGAGTGCGAAACATGACTGCAAAGCTGAACGCTGTATTGGAAGCAATTGA
- a CDS encoding Crp/Fnr family transcriptional regulator, protein MNIALLNDLDREALRGSLLFSTMTDVNLSSVVAPGGVVELKRSEYLFEQGERAENLFLILNGWAQITRDEVDGSHTLVEAFHKGDCLAEAPALLGRAYPASCQAMTDLRALAVNGAMLLDLMQDNRSVLTHSLATLFKKLHGLVDDVEWLKSRTIRERLVKFLLEQSDHVKDGQEFTLPFSKSLIAAKIGTSPQQLSRTFLELREHGVRTRGQTAMIKDRLVLRALIRKQ, encoded by the coding sequence ATGAACATAGCACTTCTGAACGACCTTGACCGTGAAGCGCTCAGAGGTTCTTTACTGTTTTCCACAATGACCGATGTGAATCTGTCCAGTGTTGTCGCGCCCGGTGGCGTCGTCGAATTGAAGCGCTCAGAATACCTGTTCGAACAGGGGGAACGTGCGGAAAATCTCTTTCTGATTCTGAACGGCTGGGCGCAGATTACCCGCGATGAGGTCGATGGATCACACACGCTCGTCGAGGCCTTTCACAAAGGGGATTGCCTGGCTGAAGCCCCTGCGCTGCTCGGCAGAGCGTATCCAGCGTCCTGTCAAGCCATGACCGATCTGCGCGCGCTTGCCGTAAATGGGGCGATGTTGCTCGATTTGATGCAAGATAACCGCTCTGTTCTGACGCATTCACTGGCCACTTTGTTCAAGAAATTGCACGGGCTCGTGGATGACGTCGAATGGCTCAAATCCCGTACGATCCGGGAGCGGTTGGTAAAATTTCTGCTGGAACAGTCTGATCATGTCAAAGACGGACAGGAATTCACCCTACCGTTCAGCAAATCCCTGATCGCTGCGAAAATCGGGACAAGTCCGCAGCAGCTGTCGCGGACGTTTCTGGAACTGAGAGAGCACGGCGTGCGAACACGTGGCCAAACCGCCATGATCAAAGACAGGCTCGTTCTCCGGGCTTTGATCCGCAAGCAGTAA
- a CDS encoding FAD:protein FMN transferase, translated as MTQHGFSRRRFLNFAAALPLVGLSTGAMAAAPVARWQGVALGASSQIVLSGVSDAEAAPLFALVRDEIVRLEGIFSLYQNHSALSQLNATGRLDRPAPELLEVLSMSHSVWEASFGAFDPAVQPLWIARAAGQSLATPRGDFGDLTFSTDAVVLRPGMALTFNGIAQGYITDRVAGLLRRAGLVDLIVDAGEQRAMGSRPDAGAWRVGISNPAGAVLREVHLRDRALATSSPRGTVLAGEQGHIIDARSGVSSQRWNTISVFHENAALADALSTAASCLSVAETEAMFAHFPEAELALRV; from the coding sequence ATGACACAGCACGGATTTTCGCGACGCAGGTTTCTGAATTTTGCAGCGGCGCTGCCGCTCGTCGGGCTGTCCACAGGCGCAATGGCGGCGGCTCCGGTAGCGCGCTGGCAGGGGGTGGCGCTTGGTGCCTCCTCGCAGATCGTCTTGTCAGGGGTAAGCGACGCCGAAGCCGCCCCCCTGTTCGCGCTGGTGCGTGATGAAATCGTACGGCTTGAGGGTATCTTCAGCCTTTACCAAAACCACTCGGCCCTGTCTCAATTGAACGCAACTGGCCGTTTGGATCGACCGGCCCCGGAACTGCTTGAAGTCTTGAGTATGTCGCATAGCGTCTGGGAGGCGTCTTTTGGTGCCTTTGATCCTGCCGTCCAGCCGCTGTGGATTGCGCGCGCAGCGGGCCAGAGCCTCGCGACACCCCGCGGTGATTTTGGCGATCTGACGTTTTCGACGGATGCCGTCGTGCTGCGACCGGGCATGGCGCTGACGTTCAACGGGATCGCGCAAGGCTATATAACGGACCGCGTTGCAGGTCTGTTGCGCCGTGCCGGTCTTGTCGATCTGATCGTGGATGCGGGGGAACAGCGCGCAATGGGCAGCCGTCCGGACGCAGGCGCATGGCGGGTCGGCATTTCGAACCCAGCAGGTGCCGTGCTAAGGGAAGTCCACCTGCGCGACCGGGCTCTTGCGACATCCTCCCCACGCGGGACGGTGTTGGCAGGCGAGCAGGGTCACATCATCGATGCGCGCAGTGGGGTGTCTTCGCAGCGATGGAATACGATCAGTGTGTTTCACGAGAACGCAGCCCTCGCGGACGCGTTATCAACCGCCGCCAGTTGCCTCTCTGTAGCGGAAACCGAGGCGATGTTCGCCCACTTCCCTGAGGCGGAACTCGCTCTGCGCGTTTAG
- a CDS encoding nitrous oxide reductase accessory protein NosL, producing MKKLLLLSLLFLIACKEELAEAPDPMPLTAENVAHYCMMNISEHPGPKAQIFLSGVPDPIFFAQVRDAFTYLASAEQEGYVAAVYVNDMSTVSWDTPGAENWMLAQNAHYVVGSDKPGGMGAPELVPFSDPARALAFASRYGGAIYEKNEVPDQAFLAPVELTFGQEENG from the coding sequence ATGAAGAAACTGTTGCTTTTGTCTTTGCTGTTCCTGATTGCCTGCAAAGAAGAGCTGGCCGAGGCGCCGGATCCCATGCCGTTGACCGCCGAGAATGTGGCGCATTACTGCATGATGAACATCTCCGAACACCCTGGCCCCAAGGCGCAGATATTCCTGAGTGGCGTGCCGGATCCGATCTTTTTTGCGCAGGTGCGCGATGCCTTCACCTATCTCGCCAGTGCGGAGCAGGAAGGCTATGTCGCCGCCGTCTATGTCAATGACATGTCCACGGTGTCCTGGGACACGCCGGGCGCGGAAAACTGGATGTTGGCGCAAAACGCGCATTACGTCGTGGGGTCGGACAAACCCGGAGGTATGGGCGCGCCCGAACTTGTGCCCTTTTCAGACCCCGCCCGCGCTTTGGCCTTTGCCAGCCGCTATGGTGGAGCGATCTACGAAAAAAATGAGGTGCCCGATCAGGCCTTTCTGGCCCCGGTTGAGCTGACTTTCGGGCAGGAGGAAAACGGATGA